TATCCCCCTCCttgtccaccctctgactattccacatcaCATACCTCCTCTCCGTGTCTCCATGAGAATGTCCCCACGCCCCAGCCCACTCCTTACCCTACCAGACCTCcgtactccctggggcctccagtctcttgaagttAGGTGCATATTCTTTCACTgggaccagaccaggcagtcttctgatGTATATTTGTTgtgaggcctcatatcagctggtgaatgctgcctggttggtggcccaatATCTGAGAGATCTAGGaagtccaagttagttgagactgctggtgttCCTACAAGGTCATCcaccttctcagcttcttccaacttctccctaattcaaccacaggggtcagcagcttctttccattggttgggtgtaaatatctgtatctgactctttcagttgcttgtagGGTCTTTTGGGGGGCAATCCATGATAGGCCCATTTTTGTAAGTGCAACATATCCTCAGTAATAGTAtaaggccttggggcctccctttaaCCTGGATCCCCATTGAGGGCTATTgctgggccttcttttcctcaggctcttccacTTCCCATTTTCTACATGATACAAGTTAAatttttacatctttaaaaatattccactCAAGAGGACATAAACAATACTTCTTTATGGGTTTAGCACATTTTGTTTAACACAATGATCTCCAGTTTGGTCAATTTTTCTTTCTGACATTATATTCTTTATCTTCATGCCTGAGATATTCACATTTTATATAGATCACACGTCTTTATCTATCTAATTGCTTATAGAAGCAATGTTGTTTTCTTGTCCTAGTTGTCAATATGTAAAAATGAACATTGGTATTTAGCAAACCtctaattctgtttttaattaatttttgcagatattaaagaatagtatAAATGGATCTGATATCGTTTCCACTCaattatatagtaaaaattatATGCTATATTTTTGCACAGCATATATGCAGAAATAATACAGGAAATATTCCTCTTAAATGTTAGCATGCCATATGATGTAAACTTTTATATAGATgacataaaagaaagcaaagaaaaatacacatttcAGTACAGGAAGATGTAATTAGTCAAAGAAAGTCAAAAGTGGGGTACACACAAGCATGTATCTCTTCCATTTCACAATAGGCAAATATCAATGTAAGAACAATGCCAGACTTCAGCTACTATCATGGAACTTTTTGTAAAGCCTGGACTAATACTAAAATAAGAGCAGGTTCTAATAAAGTGCAGTTTGAAAActaggaaaacatttcaaaatcacTGCCTTTTAAGTCGAGTGCATTTAAAATCTAGACatattatgtgcatttgtgtataatCAGATTAATTAAATACACATTGAGTattaaattttgctttatttacttatttcttgtaAGACCCAATATTGTAACAAGAGATGTAGATATGATAGGCAAACTTTGTGTTTCTGggctattttctcttttattgaagtTTAAATACAAACTTTAGAGACATTTTTCCATAGCTTTTGAAGGGTACCTTTTACCTCTTTGTTTCTCAAGCTGTAGATGATGGGATTCAGCACAGGAATTATCAAGGTGTAGAACACAGCAGCCATTTTATCATTCTCAAAAGAGTGACTAGATTTGGGctgtatatacataaaagacaGAGTCCCATACAATATAACTACCACTGTCAGGTGAGACCCACAGGTAGAGAAAGCCTTGTGTCTGCCTTCTGCAGACTTCATTCTGAGGATAGCCACcaggatgaagatgtaggacaCGAGTACTATAGAAAGGGATGAAACCAAATTAAATACTGAGAAGATCAATATGATAAGTTCAATGTCACGTGTGCCTGAACAGATCAAGTTCAGCAAGGGGAGACTATCACAATAGAAATGGCTAATAACATTATGGCcacagaaagatgaaataaaaattttgatgGTGGTGATCAGAGAAATAAAGGCACTGAACAGATAGGGAATTGTCACCAATACCCAGCAGACTTTCTGTGACATGATGACAGTATAGAGCAGGGGGTTGCAAATGGCCACATATCGGTCATAGGCCATACCTGATAGAACAAATAACTCACTAATGATGAAGAAGATAAACAAAGATAGCTGGATGGCACACCAATTGTAGGGAATGGTGTTATTATTTGTTACAAAGTTTACCAACATTTTCGGTCCCACAGCTGTTGAATAGCCAAAATCAATGAAAGCTAGAtgtctgagaaaaaaatacataggtGTTTGCAGCCTCTCATCCAGCTTGGTCAGGATGATCATGCCCACATTTCCCACCATGGAGGCAACATAGATGAGAAAGAACAGTACAAAAAAAGGAGCCTGTAGTTCAGGGCGGTCTGTGATGCCTAAGAGAATGAACTCACTGAGCACAGAGAGGTTTTGATTCTCCATCTAGagagttaaagaaatgttttcttggaGGGATCTTCAAAGCCCACTGGAATTCAGGAAATTACCTGTTAAAATTTCAGAATTTAAGTCACATTTGCAAGAGAATCCTATGTTTTTAtgttcttcatttgtttgttttgaaagtaattttaaatgattCATTTGCATTAATGAATACGAATACAAGGATAGAAaaacactgcacactgcacagcacatacatttgatattttctttctgtaatatGCTGAACATATctgcataatatatataaaatctttataattgTGAGtgcaattatatatttaaaaatgattgttCTAGATTAATGATCCTAATCTTTTTAAGCATTTatgctttaaaatacatataattgtaaaatattattttagagagaagaaaattgaaacaaatcaTTTACCCATGGAAACATCACTCACTCCCTGTACAGCAATCTTCATATCCTTATATCTCCTGATTGTTGTAGCAACTTCTAGCAAGTATTCTGGCCCCTTATCCATCTAATCTTATGAATCCTCACCCTCTTAATGGTTTGAATCCATCTGGTGTGAATATTTGGAAATCACTCTTGCATTAGTTCAGAACTTAGTACATCGAAATTATGTGTCCTGTATTGCTTTTATTCATTCTAGTATACTTTAAAGAAGCATGCATCATCATAGTAATTGACATGTCACCTGTACTCCTAAGTGAACCTCTACAGCTATACACTGTTCACTATTGGGAGTGGATGAGTAAAGGAGCAGCTGATGTTTTCAAACATAGGGAATAATTTCTAACCTGATGCAGGAGCAACAACAAATGATGTACCAAGGAAAGATCTATGGTTACTGTGAGTAACTATTTAtggcaaaattaattttaaataaattgtatgcaaaaagaagcaaacaaatacTAGATACCTAAGAAGCAATAACATCTATAGAAATGTACTTTGCtcaatgttttaattttgattactttaaaacattaataataaaatatttttcatcagCTAAATTTTTATAGATCTGAATTACCAATAGCAgtttttaaatctgtattttatagatttctttctGATATCTTTTATATGTCTGgttgtttttaaacaaattcaTCCACTTACATAAGTGCTTATAtcacatataaaatattgtgTAGAATATTGTATAGAATATAAAAAATGAGGAGTACTATCTTTCTctatttggacacacacacacacacactttgttatATGTAcatatcaaaatatcaaatgtcTTCTGGTTATAACTTAGCACAATCATGAATTCACAGCACCTGTGGTTATCTGCACTACAAATCATGCGCAGGATCAAGCTAGCTGAAATATTGACCTAAATGGGAGAGGTATTCTTCTCCTTGCCCTTCTGTTATTGACAAACTATTTGTAGTCGGTATTCacttaaggaagaaaaaccaTTCTTTATTGAG
The DNA window shown above is from Rattus rattus isolate New Zealand chromosome 5, Rrattus_CSIRO_v1, whole genome shotgun sequence and carries:
- the LOC116900291 gene encoding olfactory receptor 8K3-like, which gives rise to MENQNLSVLSEFILLGITDRPELQAPFFVLFFLIYVASMVGNVGMIILTKLDERLQTPMYFFLRHLAFIDFGYSTAVGPKMLVNFVTNNNTIPYNWCAIQLSLFIFFIISELFVLSGMAYDRYVAICNPLLYTVIMSQKVCWVLVTIPYLFSAFISLITTIKIFISSFCGHNVISHFYCDSLPLLNLICSGTRDIELIILIFSVFNLVSSLSIVLVSYIFILVAILRMKSAEGRHKAFSTCGSHLTVVVILYGTLSFMYIQPKSSHSFENDKMAAVFYTLIIPVLNPIIYSLRNKEVKGTLQKLWKNVSKVCI